In Crinalium epipsammum PCC 9333, the genomic window TAATTGGGCTTCACAGGTTGCGAGTTGGGATTTCAACCAGATTATTCCCTGTCATTTTGATGCCCCAATTGCAGCAACTCCGCGTGAATTTCGGCAGGCATTCGCATTCTTAGAAAAGAAGAACGAAAGAAGTGAAAACCCACCTCTGCCAGAAGTAGATTGTAAATTTATTCAAGAACTTGAGGCTAATTTGCTGAAAATGGGTATTGCAACACCCCCAAAAGAGAAAGTTTGATCACAGAGTGCGTTTTGAGTTTAAATCACTGTTTGAATTACTATGCGATCGCACTCTTGGTTAAGCTATAAATTGAGTTGTTTTTTTGAAAAAATGATCCTGAATAAATCGGTTTTTCTTTTTAACCAAATTCTAAGTTCAAGAACCCACTTTTAAATATTCGATTCGTATGTGTTTAACTGTATGGGGTTCGTTATCATCAAACAAATCCCGATGAATTTCTTGGAATCCCAATTCTTGAAATTGGGCAAGTTCAGTGTGAGATAATGGCCAAGGAGGGCCATCGGGTTCGTCATCAGTATCACGAAGACGAGTAGTCACTAATAGCGTCCCTCCTACAGCTACAACGGATGCTACTGCTGCAATTGCCTGGGAACGTACATTTAAAGGTAATGCTTGGATGTTGCGACATTCCCAGACGAAGTTGAAAGCTTGATGCCATTCGGTTGGTAAGTTGAATAAATCGGCAACGATGTAGTTGACTGTGGAATCAGGAAATCTTTGGTGACACCATGCGATCGCAGTTGGTGAAACATCAAAAGCAGTCACTTGAAAACCTTTAAGTGCCAAAGCTTCAGCATCATCACCCAATCCACAGCCAACTACTAAAGCTCTCATACTTTCTGCTTGGTGTGAATAACCTTCTAACCAATCTTGTAAGTAGGGATGAGGTGTTAACTTTGCCCAAGGAACTTGGGAAGCATCGCCATTGGCTTCTTGATATAAAACTTCAAACCATCCAGATGGTTCAGAAGTACGCACTGCTTCTGCTGCAAGTTCTTTTACCTTGTTTTGGATGGCTGCTGGTTGTTGTTCAAACATAGTTAGAGATTTTTGTGGAGTACCAACTTAACTACATCCAAGGTACTGCTATTGAGATGGGATGAGCGATCGCTTTAAAATCTTAGTCCTGATTATCAGGGTTGGAAAGCCAAGTGAAACCTAGTTTCGTATTATCCCCCTATTTCCCTGCTGGTCACTGGAGCAATGTTTGCGTTATTGTAGCTATTGCTGGGTTTTGCGAGCGAATTTTTGGGCTGCACCTGCAAGTGTGATCCAAGTATTGTTAGTAGCTTGATTGGATTAAATAACAGTAACGAT contains:
- a CDS encoding class I SAM-dependent methyltransferase, coding for MFEQQPAAIQNKVKELAAEAVRTSEPSGWFEVLYQEANGDASQVPWAKLTPHPYLQDWLEGYSHQAESMRALVVGCGLGDDAEALALKGFQVTAFDVSPTAIAWCHQRFPDSTVNYIVADLFNLPTEWHQAFNFVWECRNIQALPLNVRSQAIAAVASVVAVGGTLLVTTRLRDTDDEPDGPPWPLSHTELAQFQELGFQEIHRDLFDDNEPHTVKHIRIEYLKVGS